TTATTGAATATTGTTGAGCAGCGTGCATTTACACTGCACGAcaaaatcgcacgtccgacgttatctgtcaaatcccatataaatctcgtccgataaaatcgcatccgataagcgttgccaccgcccttagtGTCGTTGTACACTTCTAACTATCGTGTTTTATAACTGTCTTGAACTTATTTTGATGCTGAAAGAAGGTAAGGACTTTACTTAAATCGCCTTTATTTCATTATCGTACAGCAGGGATGTAAAATTTTTCGGGATAAGCCCATCCGTATAATATAACCACATTACCCGAAGTATACGGGCTACGAACGGCGACTAGTTTGGCAGTCGGCGGTAGCTTTTATTTGTAGCCGCAAACTAGTCCGTCACGTCTGGGGTAAGCTTTACTGGTAAGGGTTGGGTACACACTCTGTCGCATGCAATtatagcgagtacggacattGTACCCCGGCCTTAAAGGCCTTATTAGACGgaggaaaatactgtcattTCTCGTTTGGCATTTATCTGtcatacggacgtcacacgaagcgtaaactttggcgtaaacttaatttcagccatacaaccctataatcttttgacaggaagtttacactctcccatacaaatcaagcgtaaactttttgagtttacgcttcgtgtgacgtccgtatcaAACTTAGACTTTGGCACAAAATACCTCTCGAACGTGTAATAAGGCAAGAGAAATGTTCTGTTACCTTACACATTTAATattacagcaattatccgcagtacgcgatactcgatatacgcgaattcgcagtacgcgattcctctaaatttgacagctccatgtgttttttgcaaatattttgattttttgaaatatgttatgttctttttgaatttcgttaatgttcttaatgcatttttcattaaatttgtgcaaaagatacctattgtataacaaaaaactttaatgcaaaactctgtggcgatatttttcaaccctcgaaccggtagtgtaaactatttttccataggaatccgctatacgcgaaaactcgagatacgctattgcgctcggtcccgtacgatagcgtatatcggataatgactgtacttgatgggtttttttaattcttacGTAATGACTTATTCATTTCGGCCAGGTTTCTTAAAAacgttttaaattatttgaattattttaaaatcttAAGGGCGGGGGACAATGTCCGTACTGGCTAGTGTtatttttgtgaacgcgtacgccacTTAGCTTTGGCGGGTGGAAGCTAGAGGCTGgtataatttatctgtcaaaaagcgttttgggtcgaggaggCTATAGTTTTATCCAACGATGGATAGAGATTGAAAGCTAGGGATAAATGTTGCCCAGCGCATTGTTtgaatgacgatttgtccaacaacatTCGACGGCCGAATTAGTAATATTTTATGGACGTTGATCAACATTTCAAACGGCATATTGATTGCCTGTtcgaaacttgatgagacaacaaaatgaataattttgacacATAAATTATACCGACCTCTAGTTTGCGCTGGTCGCCAACAGATGCGTTAgtgataattaaaattattacaggcgagtacggacaatgccCTTTATGTCGGCCTTAATGACGCAACTTTTTTTGTGCATATGCCCTcattttttatgaatattttagtatGATCTCGTTCGCCATTCATTCTCTGGCGTGTCATCACATTTCTGTTTGCGGCGCACACTGTTAAAAAGGCATTACTTGGAAGAGtcatttgtgtattttttttaaaaaattatgtttaataCATTCTGAGATTTCTAGCAGATCATCGTAAGGCTTCATAATGAATTGTTCATAAAGGATATTTTCCGGGAAATCATCTGATACTCACGTGTTCCATTTATCAGTAAGCCACTGTACATACCTCACAAATCATGGGCTATACAAATCTgacattaaattatttttaatttaagctTGACGACGGTTTAGCATTGCCATTGCCAGCAGTACTGGCTTGTTTTGGCGACGTTACTTGTTTATAAAaccaataatgtttttttttctatctttacTTAAGGATAACGTCCCCTATAACAAAGGAGCTTTTAGAATAGAGATAAATTTTCCAGCCGAATACCCATTTAAACCACCAAAGATTTCGTTTAAAACCAAAATATATCACCCAAATATTGATGAAAAGGGTCAAGTTTGTCTTCCGATTATAAGTGCCGAAAATTGGAAACCGGCAACAAAAACAGACCAAGGTTAGTAAGTTTATTAAAATTAGAGATTACAgaagggaaataaataaattatctttTTCATTCTAGTTATTCAGGCGTTAATAGAGTTGGTCAATGATCCCGAACCTGAACATCCTTTACGTGCAGACCTGGCGGAAGAATTTTTAAAAGATAGgaaaaaatttacaaaaaatgcTGAAGAACATACCAGAAAGCACAGCGAAAAGCGGCCGGAATAAAATAATAGATGTGGATACAAGATGCTACACCATCAAGATCATCTGATGTTCATCATTGGAAAAAACAGTTGTAAATTGTAAAACAATGTTAGGGAGATGATACTTACTATTCGCTTAAATCAAATACATGCGTTATCTGAGCGACGATAAGATAATCATTGATACTCTCTTCGATAAACGTCACATGTGTTTAGTCGAATCCAACAatctgaaaaaaatatttaaaacaaataatcataaaattcAAATTCTCCTGTGCCTATGGCAAATTTGGTCTTTCTCATTCAGAAGGGAAAGCGGGGCGATATGGGTgagtggggcaaaatgggcaccttTTATTTAGGCATGATTTCACAGCAAAGATACATTCCAGTGCTCGAAATGTATTGATTGGAGTGTTTTATGAACATCATGTAAGTGTTATATTccttaaataacaaaaaacaggaaaatctaaaataagcttttgcatatttatgtaatttttgccacttcgaaaataagcttaaaacAGTATAACAGGGATGCTATTTACATGGTATGTTTATGAAGATATGATATTAATATACAATTTGTCTGAAGAGAGCAAGGCCATTGAATGTgtatttttactaatattttaaatatagaaaaatgcttcacgtggGGAAAAATGGCCAGTTAcgcttggggcaaaatggatAGATGCTTTTGACATATGACGCTCGGTGAGGGTATGGTCAAGGATTGTGTAAGAATTAGTGATGCGCGTTGCGTTCCGAACCTGCCAGGTGCGATCCGTTTCAGCATTCAAGCATCCGGACCGCGATCCTTATTTTTAACCCAAGCAGGTTCAAACTGAACCTGTTGCTCCCACCGTTCTTTGCGATCCGACCTGAACCGACTGTTATCAACGATCTTATCGATCCGATTTGAACCGGCTGCTCTCTGCGTTCTCGGCGATCTGTGCTGGGCCGGATGCTCTCAGTGCTCTTTGCGATCCTAGAACGCACGACATTCTACTCTCTTTGGATTGGTGAGCCGGTTTGCCGGTTCAATTtaaacctgtttctctcagcgttcttttcgatccAGTCTGGAACGCACGATCATCTGCTCTCTTTCATACGATGGGCCGATTTGGTACGTACAAAGGAAGCAGATAAAATCTGAATCTGTTTCTTTCAGTGTTCTTTTCGTTCCGGTAAAGAACGGCGTTCTCTTTTGCTTCTATCTagtatggacacacacacacacacacacacacacacacacacacacacacacacacacacacacacacacacacacacacacacacacacacacacacacacacacacacacacacaccacacacacacacacacacacacacacacacacacacacacacacacacatacacacatacacacacacacacacacacacacacacacacacacacacaccacacacacacacacacacacacattctgtctATGTAAGTGATAACAGCGCCGGCCGTACTCTCCCAGTCAAAGAGATAACGGTACAACACCTGAGCCGTGAAGCCAGGATAGAGGTTTGTGATTGGTGGGAAGCTAATcgccaaaatttaaagagacaATCCTGCACTAGCGTTAAGcgcaatgaatgaaatgtttctcTTCTGCAATATGGATGTTATCAGTATAGGTGCGTTATTTGGACTGCATTGTGGTAGTCAATTAATTGCTATGTGTCTGGTGCTAAGCTGCTTCGTTGCGCATGCATCTCCAATGAActcgtttgaatttttaccTTAGATCTTCTTTGTGCAACTAAATATTGAGAATGCATGACATGTTTATCCTTCCGCAATAATTTCTTTAACGCCGTTTATCGCCCCGTGAAACAGCGCTATACTTATGGACAATTAAAGTGCACTACCGGACACTTTCACACGGGTAGTTCACCGTGCAGTATAATGTCAACTCTATAGAAACAACTTAACAGTCTATGTATTTTATATAAACCAATGTTATTCGATGCTATCTGCTTCTATTAAGAAATATTAATACAATCAGTGTAGTGTAATTTAGGCcatacgaaatttaaaaagccGATTAAACTTGTAAGTTTTttgattttgcatcaaaatttcataTGCGTTGCAACAAATTTTTGATATACTTCTTTATTTAGAAGTATACAAAGGGaataatgattaattttagtaaaaacaaaaacaacaaaatgcctTAACCTCTTAATGAAAAAGGAACTGTATAGCGGGCTACTTAAGTTAAGCGGGTATATTTTAGTAGAAGAATAGTTTTACACATTCAGTAAACTATTAtttagctttgttttaattgaaactgtgtgattactgcacaaaaaatataatatacaATATTCAATGAATACTTTCATGTTAACCATACATAAAGTGAGCAACTGAAAAAAGCGTAACCATGGCAGGTCATCCTGCGTTCCCATGAACCTGCGTtccgcgttccgttctttttctccagattggcaggttcgttccgttcctcaATTTTCGGAACTATTCTCATCACTAGTAAGAATGAGGTCCCGTATTGTAGAACGATTTGACAAATAGCCAAAAGTTCGTTACAGGCAGTTTGACATCTAAGGGCCGTAGCAACGCTTATTCGCATGCGAtttaggcccgtgtctgtgctccatcggatgcgattttatcggaaggcctgtcaaaattttatatgggatttgacagataacgtcggacgtgcgatttcgtcgtacgacggaatcaaaaaaattgatttcgtcggacgccgcatccgattttatcggtcaaactaaatgtgtggtgttttgtaggaacaatctcaacttaatttttcataatcgttatattattaaaatcatccaaataatcgcaatattatacgaaaaagcgtttgacagcacgtgcgataaaatcgcatgcgatggagcacagacacgggccttagtCGGACGGCCTGTCAAatttttatatgggatttgacagataacgtcgtaAGGCGAAATCGCGCGTCccacgttatctgtcaaatcccatgtCAAATCTCATCCGATAAAATCGTATCCGATCAGCGTTGCCATCGCCCCATAAGCCTTTTTcgattcaaattttatttttgataacAATGATAAATCGGTGTTTTTGCAAGAAATACGTTAATTTGTACATATAATTCCCAGGAAGAGTATGTTTACCTGTAGTAACAGTAAATGTTAGAGGGAATGATGAATTTTCAAGGGCTTTCTGCTGTCAAATGGCATCCAAAATGGCCAATCCGATTTTGGCTAATATTTGACCTCGTTCATACACAGTCCTTGGGGtatggtgttgtatttgttCCCACAATAATGCTAAAAGGTACAGCTTCAAAATATTCGATTTTGTAGATTGAAACGTGTAAGAActgtttcaatttttgttatgtttgacACTTTTCCATTTATTCATTACACTAATAAACGTACAATAATAAATAGATCATAAATGAAACAAtcaatacactttaaaataacACAAGTGCGGTagccgcgcaccagccgcaccgagcgcctcTGCCGAAAGCTCCAActcgatcggctcgcaaaCACACTCTAATCGAgcggcgctcggcacacactaagccttgcgctgcttagtgtgtgcgacagtgtgcgtgtacactgtcgtcctcctggacgttgaccagtggcagcgcaactgccacggcaagtccaggggtcggcacggctgcccacaacacaaCCATGGTTGAATCGCGTTCCACAACGGTCGAATCGTGTGCCACTACGATTGAATCGTGTGCCGCTAACATTGGATTTCTGAAAGGCAGAGCATAGTaagctgtttgtttacgtttgcaAACTGCTTCCTTCTTCGCTGATGGCAATTCGTTGACCGTGTACCTGATAAATATGCCATTTTCGActggctgtagaaaaaaaaactagggaatataatttctttacttttacaTCCTTTGAAAGGGAATTATTTCAGATTACTTGCACAAATACACCTTGTCGTAATCGTcacacattttaattatttttaaactttttttatttaatttctttttttttttgtttcacgcTCAACCGATCTCGTTGCGA
This is a stretch of genomic DNA from Anopheles merus strain MAF chromosome 2R, AmerM5.1, whole genome shotgun sequence. It encodes these proteins:
- the LOC121588650 gene encoding ubiquitin-conjugating enzyme E2-18 kDa isoform X2; translated protein: MAATRRLQKELADIRSSGMKSFRDILVDETNLLLWTGLIVPDNVPYNKGAFRIEINFPAEYPFKPPKISFKTKIYHPNIDEKGQVCLPIISAENWKPATKTDQVIQALIELVNDPEPEHPLRADLAEEFLKDRKKFTKNAEEHTRKHSEKRPE